The following coding sequences lie in one Saccharopolyspora hordei genomic window:
- a CDS encoding DUF4231 domain-containing protein, protein MSSTEQMPALTPADYPGLFQAADAAAARQQHAHLRAVRTRLVLVVAAAACTALTLRLGGTGLDLFAVGAALAFLAVLAVELALTSTRPDRLAAQSRTLATSVTTLAWRYAVGAAPFPTGAERADERFTERLRALQQQFPDVPLTQHTAETITERMRALRGAPLADRKEAYLIGRVLDQQDWYETRALHHRQQARYARTAMLVAEALGVAGALSEAFDVTGLAPVGAATAAIAAAAVAATAAWSATRRHAAKAETHHRTTRELGEVRSQLDSDLDEQQWAAAVADAEAVITRERTAWQAGRTT, encoded by the coding sequence ATGTCGAGCACCGAGCAGATGCCAGCACTGACCCCCGCCGACTACCCGGGTCTGTTCCAGGCGGCCGACGCCGCCGCAGCCCGCCAGCAGCACGCCCACCTCCGAGCCGTCCGGACGCGGTTGGTGCTGGTCGTGGCGGCCGCCGCGTGCACCGCCCTGACGCTGCGCCTCGGCGGCACCGGCCTCGACCTGTTCGCGGTGGGGGCCGCGCTGGCCTTCCTCGCGGTCCTCGCGGTCGAGCTGGCGCTGACGAGCACCCGCCCGGACCGGCTGGCGGCGCAGAGCCGCACCCTCGCCACGTCGGTCACCACCCTGGCCTGGCGCTACGCGGTGGGCGCGGCCCCGTTCCCGACCGGCGCCGAGCGGGCCGACGAGCGGTTCACCGAGCGACTGCGCGCGCTGCAGCAGCAGTTCCCCGACGTACCGCTGACGCAGCACACCGCCGAGACGATCACCGAGCGGATGCGCGCCCTGCGCGGCGCCCCGCTGGCCGACCGCAAGGAGGCGTACCTGATCGGCCGGGTGCTCGACCAGCAGGACTGGTACGAGACCAGGGCGCTGCACCACCGGCAGCAGGCGCGGTACGCGCGGACCGCGATGCTGGTGGCCGAGGCGCTGGGCGTCGCCGGCGCGCTCAGCGAGGCCTTCGACGTCACCGGCCTGGCCCCGGTGGGGGCGGCAACGGCGGCCATCGCGGCGGCCGCGGTCGCGGCGACCGCGGCGTGGAGCGCCACCCGCCGGCACGCGGCGAAGGCCGAGACCCACCACCGGACCACCCGCGAGCTCGGGGAGGTCCGCAGCCAGCTGGACAGCGACCTCGACGAGCAGCAGTGGGCGGCGGCGGTGGCCGACGCCGAGGCCGTGATCACCCGCGAGCGCACCGCCTGGCAGGCCGGTCGCACGACCTGA
- the def gene encoding peptide deformylase, whose product MTVQPIRLFGDPVLRTRADEVVDFDKELRTLVQDLWDTMESQGGAGLAAPQLGVGLRVFTYHCDGFAGHLVNPTWTAVGGDEQFGPEGCLSIPGLFWDCVRAKHVVARGWNMHGEPVEVEGTDLLARCIQHETDHLDGVLFVDRLDEQTRKEALREIRAAEWFSGEVPVIKENPHPLFGGR is encoded by the coding sequence GTGACCGTCCAGCCGATCAGACTCTTCGGCGACCCCGTGCTGCGCACCAGGGCCGACGAGGTGGTCGACTTCGACAAGGAGCTGCGCACCCTGGTGCAGGACCTGTGGGACACCATGGAGTCCCAGGGCGGTGCCGGGCTGGCCGCACCGCAGCTGGGCGTCGGTCTGCGGGTCTTCACCTACCACTGCGACGGCTTCGCCGGGCACCTGGTCAACCCGACCTGGACGGCGGTCGGCGGCGACGAGCAGTTCGGGCCGGAGGGGTGTCTGTCCATCCCCGGCCTGTTCTGGGACTGCGTGCGCGCCAAGCACGTGGTGGCGCGCGGCTGGAACATGCACGGCGAGCCGGTCGAGGTCGAGGGCACCGACCTGCTGGCGCGCTGCATCCAGCACGAGACCGACCACCTGGACGGCGTGCTGTTCGTCGACCGCCTCGACGAGCAGACCCGCAAGGAGGCCTTGCGCGAGATCCGCGCCGCGGAGTGGTTCTCCGGCGAGGTGCCGGTGATCAAGGAAAACCCGCACCCGCTGTTCGGGGGCCGCTGA
- the fmt gene encoding methionyl-tRNA formyltransferase, with protein sequence MRVVFAGTPAPAVPSLRKLLESDRHEVVAVVTRPDAPAGRGRKLVRSPVGTLADEHGVEVLTPTRASDPDFLARLRELAPDCCPVVAYGALLREEALAVPRHGWVNLHFSLLPAWRGAAPVQAAIRHGDEITGASTFRIVPELDAGPVFGVVTEEVRPTDTAGELLDRLAVSGAGLLEATLDGIEDGTVRAEEQPAEGVSYAPKVTVEDAKVDFTAPATAVDRLIRSVTPEPGAWALLGDGRFKLGPVSIVDEELPPGEIRVEKRRVLVGTGTTAVQLGEVQAPGKKRMAATDWARGTRIERGERLK encoded by the coding sequence ATGCGCGTGGTCTTCGCCGGAACCCCCGCGCCCGCCGTCCCCTCGCTGCGCAAGCTCCTGGAGTCGGACCGGCACGAGGTCGTCGCGGTGGTCACCCGCCCGGACGCGCCCGCCGGTCGCGGCCGCAAGCTGGTGCGCTCGCCCGTCGGCACCCTCGCCGACGAGCACGGCGTCGAGGTGCTCACCCCGACCCGGGCCTCGGACCCGGACTTCCTGGCGCGGCTGCGCGAGCTCGCCCCGGACTGCTGCCCGGTGGTCGCCTACGGCGCGCTGCTGCGCGAGGAAGCGCTGGCCGTCCCGCGGCACGGGTGGGTCAACCTGCACTTCTCGCTGCTCCCGGCGTGGCGCGGCGCGGCGCCGGTGCAGGCGGCGATCCGGCACGGCGACGAGATCACCGGGGCCAGCACCTTCCGCATCGTGCCCGAGCTGGATGCCGGCCCGGTCTTCGGCGTGGTCACCGAGGAGGTGCGCCCGACCGACACCGCGGGCGAACTGCTGGACCGGCTGGCGGTGTCCGGCGCCGGGCTGCTGGAGGCGACCCTGGACGGCATCGAGGACGGCACGGTGCGCGCCGAGGAGCAGCCCGCCGAGGGCGTCAGCTACGCGCCGAAGGTCACCGTCGAGGACGCCAAGGTCGACTTCACCGCGCCCGCGACCGCGGTGGACCGGCTGATCCGGTCGGTCACGCCGGAACCGGGCGCCTGGGCGCTGCTGGGCGACGGGCGGTTCAAGCTCGGCCCGGTGTCCATCGTGGACGAGGAGCTGCCGCCCGGCGAGATCCGGGTGGAGAAGCGCCGCGTGCTGGTCGGCACCGGGACCACCGCGGTCCAGCTGGGCGAGGTGCAGGCGCCGGGCAAGAAGCGGATGGCCGCCACCGACTGGGCCCGCGGAACACGCATCGAGCGAGGAGAACGGCTCAAGTGA
- a CDS encoding transcription antitermination factor NusB has product MTERRRRPSRPAKARPPRRGSSPPRPADVDPVRLVAVETLRAVRERDAYANLALPPLLKQRRITGRDAALATELTYGACRAQGLLDAVIDACSNRPLSDVDPTLLDALRVGVYQLLRTRIPAHAAVASTVDIVRFESGSKLAGFANAVLRSVTERDEQGWIDELAPAREEDPVGHLAMRHAHPRWIAQAFADALGLDELDAALAADDARPAVHLTARPGEISADELAAITGGDPAPYSPYGVRLEPGAGDPGDLEPVREGLASVQDEGSQLVALALTGPELTGSDQRWLDLCAGPGGKAALLGSLVTMDGGTLDAVEQAPHRADLVRQATEGLSVTVHVADGRDPGLEPGYDRVLVDAPCTGLGALRRRPEARWRRQPSDVGDLTKLQRELLLSAIRLTRPGGVVAYVVCSPHLAETEGVVADAVRRTGATQLDARPHFPDVPDLGEGPSVQLWPHRHGTDAMFCALLQVPG; this is encoded by the coding sequence GTGACTGAACGCCGCCGTCGGCCGTCCCGGCCGGCCAAGGCCCGCCCGCCGCGACGCGGGTCCAGCCCGCCGCGACCGGCGGACGTGGACCCGGTGCGCCTGGTCGCGGTCGAGACGCTGCGAGCCGTCCGGGAGCGCGACGCCTACGCCAACCTCGCGCTGCCCCCGCTGCTCAAGCAGCGCCGGATCACCGGCCGCGACGCCGCGCTGGCCACCGAGCTGACCTACGGGGCCTGCCGCGCGCAGGGCCTGCTGGACGCCGTGATCGACGCGTGCAGCAACCGCCCGCTGTCCGATGTGGACCCCACGTTGCTGGACGCGCTGCGCGTCGGCGTCTACCAGCTGCTGCGCACCCGCATCCCGGCGCACGCCGCGGTCGCCTCCACTGTGGACATCGTGCGGTTCGAGTCCGGTTCGAAGCTGGCCGGGTTCGCCAACGCGGTGCTGCGCAGCGTCACCGAGCGCGACGAGCAGGGCTGGATCGACGAGCTCGCCCCGGCGCGGGAGGAGGACCCGGTCGGCCACCTCGCGATGCGGCACGCGCACCCGCGGTGGATCGCGCAGGCGTTCGCCGACGCGCTCGGCCTCGACGAGCTGGACGCGGCGCTGGCCGCCGACGACGCCCGCCCCGCGGTCCACCTGACGGCCCGCCCCGGCGAGATCAGCGCCGACGAGCTCGCCGCGATCACCGGCGGTGACCCGGCGCCGTACTCGCCGTACGGCGTGCGGCTGGAGCCGGGCGCGGGCGACCCGGGCGACCTGGAACCCGTGCGCGAGGGGCTCGCGTCGGTCCAGGACGAGGGCAGCCAGCTGGTCGCGCTCGCGCTCACCGGGCCGGAGCTGACCGGCTCCGACCAGCGCTGGCTGGACCTGTGCGCCGGCCCGGGCGGCAAGGCCGCCCTGCTCGGCTCCCTGGTCACCATGGACGGCGGCACCCTCGACGCGGTCGAGCAGGCACCGCACCGCGCGGACCTGGTCCGGCAGGCGACCGAGGGCCTGTCGGTCACCGTGCACGTCGCCGACGGTCGTGACCCGGGCCTGGAGCCCGGCTACGACCGCGTGCTGGTGGACGCCCCGTGCACCGGGCTGGGCGCGCTGCGGCGGCGCCCGGAGGCGCGCTGGCGGCGTCAGCCCTCGGACGTCGGCGACCTGACCAAGCTGCAGCGGGAGCTGCTGCTCTCGGCGATCCGCCTGACCCGCCCCGGCGGGGTGGTGGCCTACGTGGTGTGCTCGCCGCACCTGGCGGAGACCGAGGGCGTGGTCGCCGACGCGGTCCGCCGCACCGGTGCCACCCAGCTCGACGCGCGGCCGCACTTCCCGGACGTGCCGGACCTCGGGGAGGGCCCCTCGGTCCAGCTGTGGCCGCACCGCCACGGCACCGACGCGATGTTCTGCGCCCTGCTCCAGGTCCCGGGCTGA
- a CDS encoding deaminase codes for MSGVDYRRWLAVAVEEAKAGLAEGGIPIGAALVGPDGAVLGRGHNRRVQDDDPSVHGETAAFRDAGRQRSYRGTTMVTTLSPCWYCSGLVRQFGIGRVVIGEARNFHGGHDWLAEHGVEVVVLDDPECTRLMADFIATRPDLWYEDIGEDA; via the coding sequence GTGTCTGGAGTGGACTACCGCCGGTGGCTGGCGGTGGCGGTGGAGGAGGCGAAGGCCGGCCTCGCCGAAGGCGGCATCCCCATCGGTGCCGCGCTGGTCGGCCCGGACGGCGCGGTGCTCGGCCGGGGCCACAACCGCCGCGTGCAGGACGACGACCCGTCGGTGCACGGCGAGACCGCGGCCTTCCGCGACGCGGGCCGGCAGCGCTCCTACCGCGGGACCACGATGGTGACCACGCTGTCGCCGTGCTGGTACTGCAGCGGGCTGGTGCGGCAGTTCGGCATCGGCCGCGTCGTGATCGGCGAGGCCCGCAACTTCCACGGCGGCCACGACTGGCTCGCCGAGCACGGCGTCGAGGTCGTCGTCCTCGACGACCCGGAGTGCACCCGGCTCATGGCCGACTTCATCGCCACCCGCCCCGACCTCTGGTACGAGGACATCGGCGAGGACGCCTGA
- a CDS encoding APC family permease: MTTSELRRRLSTRDLVVAGLLFIGPLAPVGVFGVLDARSGGAVALVYVVATVAMGFTAWSYARMSAAVPRAGSVFAYASAGLGRAPGFLAGWMVMLDYLFIPSVAALFVGIATHSLLPQVPVWLATGVAIVVVTALNLSGVKVAALVGSVVLVVEVVLLAVFVVAALVVLVGEGPSRPWLSPLTGAAGFAPLAVLGAVSVAVLSFLGFDAIASFAEENTGSPRQVGRALLLCLALSGVLFVAQTYLASLLSPLTPQQLAQDPGAQESAFYDMLRAALGGWLMVAVTAVKAVAPAFSAMVAQAAVSRLLFGMARDGQLPASLGRVDRRTHVPRNATVLAAVVTLLVSVWAASAEDGLEVLSSMVTVGALSAFVLLHASVVGYFAVPGRDRRASTVVVPVLGGLVSVVVLATASGLALAVAAGWLVVGVLVHVLRGRRASGPG, encoded by the coding sequence ATGACCACCTCCGAGCTCCGGCGCCGGTTGTCGACGCGTGACCTGGTCGTCGCCGGGCTGCTGTTCATCGGCCCGCTCGCACCCGTCGGCGTCTTCGGCGTGCTGGACGCGCGCAGCGGCGGCGCGGTCGCGCTGGTGTACGTCGTGGCGACGGTCGCCATGGGCTTCACCGCGTGGTCCTACGCGCGGATGTCGGCCGCGGTGCCCCGGGCGGGCTCGGTGTTCGCCTACGCCTCGGCCGGGTTGGGGCGGGCGCCGGGGTTCCTGGCCGGCTGGATGGTCATGCTCGACTACCTGTTCATCCCGAGCGTGGCCGCGCTGTTCGTCGGCATCGCCACCCACTCCCTGCTGCCGCAGGTCCCGGTGTGGCTGGCGACCGGGGTGGCGATCGTGGTCGTCACCGCGCTGAACCTGAGCGGGGTGAAGGTCGCGGCTCTCGTCGGCTCGGTGGTGCTGGTGGTCGAGGTCGTGCTGCTCGCGGTGTTCGTGGTCGCCGCGCTCGTGGTGCTGGTCGGGGAGGGACCGTCCCGGCCGTGGCTGTCCCCGCTGACCGGGGCCGCGGGGTTCGCGCCGCTGGCGGTGCTCGGCGCGGTGTCGGTGGCGGTGCTGTCGTTCCTGGGCTTCGACGCGATCGCGTCCTTCGCCGAGGAGAACACCGGCTCGCCGCGGCAGGTGGGGCGTGCGCTGCTGCTCTGCCTGGCGCTCAGCGGGGTGCTGTTCGTGGCGCAGACCTACCTGGCCTCGCTGCTCAGCCCGCTGACGCCGCAGCAGCTGGCGCAGGACCCGGGCGCGCAGGAGTCGGCGTTCTACGACATGCTGCGCGCCGCGCTGGGCGGCTGGTTGATGGTGGCGGTCACCGCGGTCAAGGCGGTCGCACCGGCGTTCTCGGCGATGGTCGCGCAGGCGGCGGTGAGCCGGCTGCTGTTCGGCATGGCCCGCGACGGGCAGCTGCCAGCCTCACTCGGCCGGGTGGACCGGCGGACGCACGTCCCGCGCAACGCGACCGTGCTGGCCGCGGTGGTGACGCTGCTGGTGTCGGTGTGGGCGGCGTCGGCGGAGGACGGCCTGGAGGTCCTGTCGTCGATGGTGACGGTCGGCGCGCTGAGCGCGTTCGTGCTGCTGCACGCCTCGGTGGTCGGCTACTTCGCGGTGCCGGGCCGGGACCGCCGGGCGTCGACCGTGGTGGTGCCGGTGCTCGGCGGGCTGGTCTCGGTGGTCGTGCTGGCCACGGCCAGCGGCCTGGCGCTGGCGGTGGCCGCGGGGTGGCTGGTGGTCGGCGTGCTGGTGCACGTCCTCCGCGGGCGGCGGGCGTCCGGGCCGGGGTGA
- a CDS encoding OsmC family protein: MSSTPVEVTRTGEHTFVATNPRGGRVAIGREGAPDAFTPGELLLAAIAACSALTSENLLVRRLGEDAELTVHADRTKDPADKHRFARVQVGFDVDLGAVEDDDERAKLLDAVERAIGKYCTVSRSVEEGTPIDLTLPS; encoded by the coding sequence ATGTCATCCACTCCGGTCGAGGTGACCCGGACCGGCGAGCACACCTTCGTCGCCACCAACCCGCGCGGCGGGCGGGTGGCGATCGGCCGGGAGGGCGCGCCCGACGCGTTCACCCCCGGTGAGCTGCTGCTCGCCGCCATCGCCGCGTGCTCGGCGCTGACCAGCGAGAACCTGCTGGTCCGGCGGCTCGGCGAGGACGCGGAGCTGACCGTGCACGCGGACCGGACCAAGGACCCCGCGGACAAGCACCGGTTCGCCCGCGTCCAGGTCGGCTTCGACGTCGACCTCGGCGCGGTCGAGGACGACGACGAGCGCGCCAAGCTGCTCGACGCCGTCGAGCGCGCCATCGGCAAGTACTGCACGGTCAGCCGCTCGGTGGAGGAGGGCACTCCGATCGACCTCACGCTGCCCAGCTGA
- a CDS encoding amino acid permease, translated as MAQETAPVRQSGLRRDLSGRQVGMIAIGGAIGTGLFLGSGLAISIAGPAVIIAYAVAAFAALALAYALAEMIVVHPEAGGFGAVVQRYLGGLPGFVSRWIYWAAQVVNVGSEVIAAGLYVQFWYPQLPLWVPVVAFSVIMLAVNVSAVRYFGEFEYWFAMIKVVTIVVFIALGVCYIVFGLPGQEPAGVGALTEHGGFLPNGLGAVWLALTVVTFSYLGTEAVSMTAAESRNPGRDVPRAARGMVLRLALFYVLGMLVVVSILPWNEVSSSEDVTQSPFVRLFSMVGIPAAAGIMNFVVLTAALSAMNTNLYITARMTHSLAIDGYAPKWFAQVSGNGVPRRALVLSTAGLVLAALLAVFAEDSAFPMLLGLALFGALVAWLLIFASQLVFRRSRAKEGLPPSPVRLPGAPVTTVLAMLFVAAVLLTTPFTEQFDTAWKAGVPFVLLLCGAYYVVRRRKAVDQVE; from the coding sequence GTGGCACAGGAGACCGCACCGGTACGGCAGTCCGGGCTCCGCCGTGACCTGTCCGGCCGCCAGGTCGGCATGATCGCCATCGGCGGCGCGATCGGCACCGGGTTGTTCCTCGGCTCGGGCTTGGCGATCTCCATCGCCGGACCGGCCGTGATCATCGCCTACGCGGTGGCGGCCTTCGCCGCGCTGGCGCTGGCGTACGCGCTGGCCGAGATGATCGTGGTGCACCCGGAGGCGGGCGGCTTCGGCGCGGTCGTGCAGCGCTACCTCGGCGGTCTGCCGGGCTTCGTCTCGCGCTGGATCTACTGGGCCGCGCAGGTGGTCAACGTCGGCAGCGAGGTCATCGCCGCCGGGCTGTACGTGCAGTTCTGGTACCCGCAGCTGCCGCTGTGGGTGCCGGTGGTGGCCTTCTCGGTGATCATGCTGGCGGTCAACGTCTCGGCCGTGCGGTACTTCGGCGAGTTCGAGTACTGGTTCGCCATGATCAAGGTCGTCACGATCGTGGTGTTCATCGCCCTCGGCGTGTGCTACATCGTCTTCGGCCTGCCCGGCCAGGAGCCCGCCGGCGTCGGCGCGCTGACCGAGCACGGCGGGTTCCTGCCCAACGGGCTCGGCGCGGTGTGGCTGGCGCTGACCGTGGTGACCTTCTCCTACCTGGGCACCGAGGCGGTGTCGATGACCGCCGCCGAGTCGCGCAACCCCGGCCGGGACGTGCCGCGCGCGGCGCGCGGCATGGTGCTGCGGCTGGCGCTGTTCTACGTGCTCGGGATGCTCGTGGTGGTCTCGATCCTGCCGTGGAACGAGGTGTCGTCCTCCGAGGACGTCACGCAGAGCCCGTTCGTGCGGCTGTTCAGCATGGTGGGCATCCCCGCGGCGGCCGGGATCATGAACTTCGTGGTGCTCACCGCCGCGCTGTCGGCGATGAACACCAACCTCTACATCACCGCGCGCATGACGCACTCGCTGGCCATCGACGGCTACGCGCCGAAGTGGTTCGCGCAGGTCAGCGGCAACGGCGTGCCGCGCCGGGCGCTGGTGCTGTCCACGGCCGGGCTGGTGCTGGCCGCGCTGCTGGCGGTGTTCGCCGAGGACTCGGCGTTCCCGATGCTGCTGGGCCTGGCGCTGTTCGGGGCGCTGGTCGCGTGGCTGCTCATCTTCGCCAGCCAGCTGGTGTTCCGGCGCAGCCGGGCCAAGGAGGGGCTGCCGCCCTCGCCGGTCCGCCTGCCGGGCGCCCCGGTGACCACGGTGCTGGCGATGCTGTTCGTTGCGGCCGTCCTGCTGACCACGCCGTTCACCGAGCAGTTCGACACCGCCTGGAAAGCCGGCGTGCCGTTCGTGCTCCTGCTGTGCGGGGCCTACTACGTCGTCCGCCGCCGGAAGGCCGTCGACCAGGTGGAGTGA
- the rpe gene encoding ribulose-phosphate 3-epimerase has protein sequence MIAPSILSADFARLADEIAAVNGEPGKRADWLHVDVMDAHFVPNLTLGLPVVQSILKVTDIPVDCHLMIEDPDRWAVGYAEAGAHNVTVHVEAAKDPIAIAKDLRAAGAKAGLSIKPGTPLDPYVDVLKHYDTLLVMSVEPGFGGQKFIADVLDKARKARQLVDTGHLTLLVEIDGGINTDTIEQAAEAGVDCFVAGSAVYGADDPAQAVEALRAKAAPNFAHVRQ, from the coding sequence ATGATCGCGCCGTCCATCCTGTCCGCCGACTTCGCCCGATTGGCCGATGAGATCGCCGCCGTGAACGGCGAGCCCGGCAAGCGGGCCGACTGGCTGCACGTGGACGTGATGGACGCGCACTTCGTGCCCAACCTGACCCTGGGTCTGCCGGTGGTCCAGTCGATCCTCAAGGTGACCGACATCCCGGTCGACTGCCACCTGATGATCGAGGACCCGGACCGCTGGGCGGTCGGCTACGCCGAGGCCGGTGCGCACAACGTCACGGTGCACGTGGAGGCCGCGAAGGACCCGATCGCCATCGCCAAGGACCTGCGCGCCGCCGGCGCCAAGGCGGGCCTGTCGATCAAGCCGGGCACCCCGCTGGACCCCTACGTCGACGTGCTCAAGCACTACGACACGCTGCTGGTGATGTCGGTCGAGCCCGGCTTCGGCGGCCAGAAGTTCATCGCCGACGTGCTGGACAAGGCCCGCAAGGCGCGCCAGCTGGTCGACACCGGGCACCTCACGCTGCTGGTGGAGATCGACGGCGGCATCAACACCGACACCATCGAGCAGGCTGCTGAGGCCGGCGTCGACTGCTTCGTGGCGGGGTCGGCGGTCTACGGTGCCGACGACCCGGCCCAGGCCGTCGAGGCGCTGCGGGCCAAGGCGGCACCGAACTTCGCCCACGTCCGGCAGTGA
- the ribD gene encoding bifunctional diaminohydroxyphosphoribosylaminopyrimidine deaminase/5-amino-6-(5-phosphoribosylamino)uracil reductase RibD produces the protein MVGEEQAMRAAIAASEQVRGTTSPNPPVGCVVLAPGGEVVGVGATRPPGGPHAEVVALRAAGERARGGTAVVTLEPCAHTGRTPPCTDALLAAGVARVVHAVSDPNPVASGGAEVLRAAGVEVRGGLLADEVAAGPLRAWLHSARTGRPHVTWKYAASLDGRSAAADGTSKWISSAESRAEVHRIRARVDAIIAGTGTVRADDPHLTARAPDGTLLDRQPLRVVVGDGDLPSTAKVFDDAAETIRLPGGDPRAALAALAERGVVDVLLEGGPRLAGAFLAARCVDRVLAYVAPVLLGAGPAALGDAGVGSISQAWRLQIEETTMSGPDVRVSAVPQQG, from the coding sequence ATGGTCGGCGAAGAGCAGGCGATGCGCGCCGCGATCGCGGCCAGCGAGCAGGTCCGCGGCACGACCAGCCCGAACCCGCCGGTCGGGTGCGTGGTCCTCGCGCCCGGCGGTGAGGTGGTCGGTGTCGGCGCGACCCGGCCCCCGGGCGGCCCGCACGCCGAGGTCGTCGCGCTCCGCGCGGCGGGGGAGCGGGCCCGCGGCGGGACCGCCGTGGTGACGCTGGAGCCGTGCGCGCACACCGGTCGCACGCCCCCGTGCACCGACGCGCTCCTCGCCGCGGGTGTGGCGCGCGTCGTGCACGCCGTGTCCGACCCGAACCCGGTGGCCAGCGGGGGCGCGGAGGTGCTGCGCGCGGCCGGCGTGGAGGTCCGCGGCGGGCTGCTGGCCGACGAGGTCGCGGCCGGTCCGCTGCGCGCCTGGCTGCACTCCGCCCGCACCGGGCGACCGCACGTGACCTGGAAGTACGCGGCCAGCCTGGACGGGCGCTCGGCCGCCGCGGACGGCACCAGCAAGTGGATCAGCTCTGCGGAGTCCCGCGCCGAGGTGCACCGGATCCGCGCGCGGGTGGACGCGATCATCGCGGGCACCGGCACGGTCCGCGCCGACGACCCGCACTTGACCGCCCGCGCACCCGACGGGACGCTGCTGGACCGGCAGCCGCTGCGGGTCGTGGTCGGTGACGGCGACCTCCCGTCCACCGCGAAGGTCTTCGACGACGCGGCCGAGACGATCCGGCTGCCCGGCGGTGACCCTCGGGCGGCGCTGGCCGCGCTCGCCGAGCGCGGCGTGGTCGACGTGCTGCTGGAGGGCGGACCGCGGCTGGCCGGGGCGTTCCTGGCGGCCCGCTGCGTGGACCGGGTGCTGGCCTACGTGGCCCCGGTGTTGCTCGGTGCCGGCCCGGCTGCGCTGGGCGATGCCGGAGTGGGAAGCATCTCGCAGGCATGGCGATTGCAGATCGAAGAGACGACGATGAGTGGCCCGGACGTCCGCGTCAGCGCGGTTCCGCAGCAGGGCTGA
- a CDS encoding riboflavin synthase, with amino-acid sequence MFTGIVEELGTVEAVEPLDDGSRLTINGPLVTEDAEHGDSIAVNGVCLTVVTVEDGRFTVDVVAETLRRSSLENVAPGDRVNLERAMALGDRLGGHIVQGHVDGTAVLRGTGDDGLTRFDLPQRLSRYLVEKGSITVDGVSLTVVEAGESSFSVALIPTTRELTTLGRRVPGDEVNIEVDVLAKHLERLAAAQLAHQDRGAPSRSEDNGGVREAQ; translated from the coding sequence GTGTTCACCGGGATCGTGGAGGAACTCGGCACCGTCGAGGCGGTCGAGCCGCTCGACGACGGCAGCCGGCTCACCATCAACGGTCCCCTGGTGACCGAGGACGCCGAGCACGGCGACTCGATCGCGGTCAACGGGGTGTGCCTGACCGTGGTGACCGTCGAGGACGGCCGCTTCACGGTCGACGTGGTGGCCGAGACGCTGCGCCGCTCGTCCCTCGAGAACGTCGCCCCCGGCGACCGGGTCAACCTGGAACGCGCCATGGCGCTCGGCGACCGGCTCGGCGGGCACATCGTGCAGGGCCACGTCGACGGCACGGCCGTCCTGCGCGGCACCGGGGACGACGGGCTCACCCGCTTCGACCTGCCGCAGCGGCTGTCCCGCTACCTGGTGGAGAAGGGCTCGATCACGGTCGACGGCGTGTCGCTGACCGTGGTCGAGGCCGGCGAGTCGAGCTTCAGCGTGGCGCTGATCCCGACCACCCGGGAGCTGACCACGCTGGGTCGGCGCGTCCCGGGTGACGAAGTGAACATCGAGGTGGACGTGCTGGCCAAGCACCTCGAACGGCTCGCTGCCGCGCAGCTGGCGCACCAGGACCGTGGTGCGCCGAGCCGTTCGGAGGACAATGGCGGCGTCAGGGAGGCGCAGTGA